Proteins encoded by one window of Modestobacter marinus:
- a CDS encoding Fpg/Nei family DNA glycosylase, with product MPEGHTLFRLAREQQAAFAGREVHVTSPQGRFAAQAELLNGRVLDEVTSYGKHLFAFFGPDVVHVHLGLYGKFTSGTGLPPEPRGALRMRWEGPGEDGEGVWTDLRGATACDLITDGEVQLILDRLGPDPLRRRSDPAKAFARISRSRTTIGQLLMDQAVLAGVGNVYRAEVLFRQRLSPFRLGRDVDAALWGRLWADLATLMKDGVKAGRIVTTERADRERRRGPALREDAHYVYRRAGLPCRICGTEVRTEVMVGRNLFWCPTCQAV from the coding sequence GTGCCTGAGGGCCACACCCTGTTCCGACTGGCCCGCGAGCAGCAGGCCGCGTTCGCCGGTCGTGAGGTGCACGTGACCAGCCCGCAGGGCCGCTTCGCCGCTCAGGCCGAGCTGCTCAACGGCCGGGTGCTCGACGAGGTGACCTCCTACGGCAAGCACCTGTTCGCCTTCTTCGGCCCGGACGTCGTCCACGTGCACCTGGGCCTGTACGGGAAGTTCACCTCCGGCACCGGCCTGCCGCCCGAGCCCCGCGGTGCCCTGCGGATGCGCTGGGAGGGGCCGGGCGAGGACGGCGAGGGCGTCTGGACCGACCTGCGCGGCGCCACCGCCTGTGACCTGATCACCGACGGCGAGGTGCAGCTGATCCTCGACCGGCTGGGCCCGGACCCGCTGCGCCGGCGGTCGGACCCGGCGAAGGCCTTCGCCCGCATCTCCCGCAGCCGGACCACCATCGGCCAGCTGCTGATGGACCAGGCCGTGCTCGCCGGCGTCGGGAACGTCTACCGGGCCGAGGTGCTGTTCCGGCAGCGGCTGAGCCCCTTCCGGCTGGGCCGGGACGTCGACGCCGCGCTCTGGGGCCGGTTGTGGGCCGATCTGGCGACCCTGATGAAGGACGGGGTCAAGGCCGGCCGGATCGTCACCACCGAGCGCGCCGACCGGGAGCGCCGGCGGGGCCCGGCGCTCCGCGAGGACGCGCACTACGTCTACCGGCGCGCCGGGCTGCCCTGCCGGATCTGCGGCACCGAGGTGCGCACCGAGGTCATGGTCGGCCGCAACCTCTTCTGGTGCCCCACCTGCCAGGCCGTCTGA